The Nocardioides sp. S-1144 genome includes a region encoding these proteins:
- a CDS encoding alpha/beta fold hydrolase, whose translation MRKLAALSVAALVAGLLSTGPSRADDPPGRSPGTGTPSASSSAPAARVSPDEAQVARAPLPRLDWKTCSFAGDIPKERRARVRCATPRVPLDYDDPRGATTRLAVVKVAAARPGRRIGSLFVNPGGPGGSSAGFAVDAGSVLGKDVDARFDVIGIDPRGVGGSGRTTCRGTIRVPGDFFGFPVGSRQVQQQVRSDDSIRRACRQQSSDLLDHASTADVARDMELVRRALREPRLSYYGISYGSHLGTTYAAMFPDNIRALVVDGVLDPVAWSTGGRGKKVQHPFSYRIGSGKGAYEALTAAWTECDRVGPTRCELAPASLAKWQAVVRAARQGRLTLDGEPWVYQDVVGFGLGALYDPVGPRYFAQFVAGLYAELTAAARGTRGRRVDVARVSSFRVLADLRRDLDERGPYAAPALSSTSVPSTAPAARPSTVDVLFQAVTCSDGRNPQSPGAWERSAKLADRVQPWFGRSWTWASSLCAKGGVGDGSDSFRGPWRTSTSYPLLVVGNSHDPATPVRGARKVNSLFRDSVFTQYDAWGHGALGGGACISRTMADYLVHRTLPPDGRVCPPARPLYRR comes from the coding sequence TTGCGCAAGCTCGCAGCCCTGTCCGTCGCCGCCCTGGTGGCCGGCCTGCTGTCCACCGGTCCCTCCAGGGCCGACGACCCGCCAGGCCGGTCCCCGGGGACCGGGACGCCGTCGGCCTCCTCCTCGGCGCCCGCCGCGCGGGTCTCGCCCGACGAGGCCCAGGTCGCACGGGCCCCGCTGCCGAGGCTGGACTGGAAGACCTGCTCCTTCGCCGGCGACATCCCGAAGGAGCGGCGGGCGCGCGTCAGGTGCGCGACCCCGCGGGTGCCGCTCGACTACGACGACCCGCGCGGCGCCACCACCCGGCTCGCCGTCGTCAAGGTGGCCGCCGCCCGGCCCGGGCGCCGGATCGGCAGCCTGTTCGTGAACCCGGGCGGACCCGGCGGCTCGTCGGCCGGCTTCGCCGTCGACGCCGGTTCGGTCCTCGGCAAGGACGTCGACGCCCGCTTCGACGTCATCGGCATCGACCCGCGCGGCGTCGGCGGCAGCGGGCGGACGACGTGCCGCGGCACGATCCGCGTGCCCGGCGACTTCTTCGGCTTCCCCGTCGGCTCGCGCCAGGTCCAGCAGCAGGTCCGCTCCGACGACAGCATCCGCCGCGCCTGCCGCCAGCAGTCCAGCGACCTGCTCGACCACGCCTCGACCGCCGACGTCGCCCGCGACATGGAGCTGGTCCGCCGCGCCCTGCGCGAGCCGCGCCTGTCCTACTACGGCATCTCCTACGGCAGCCACCTCGGCACCACCTACGCCGCGATGTTCCCCGACAACATCCGGGCGCTGGTCGTCGACGGCGTCCTCGACCCGGTCGCCTGGTCGACCGGCGGCCGCGGAAAGAAGGTGCAGCACCCCTTCAGCTACCGCATCGGCAGCGGCAAGGGCGCCTACGAGGCGCTGACCGCCGCCTGGACCGAGTGTGACCGCGTCGGACCGACGCGGTGCGAGCTCGCGCCGGCCTCGCTGGCCAAGTGGCAGGCCGTCGTCCGGGCCGCCCGCCAGGGCCGGCTGACCCTCGACGGCGAGCCGTGGGTCTACCAGGACGTCGTCGGCTTCGGCCTCGGCGCCCTCTACGACCCGGTCGGTCCGCGCTACTTCGCGCAGTTCGTCGCGGGCCTGTACGCCGAGCTGACCGCGGCCGCCCGCGGCACGCGGGGCCGGCGGGTCGACGTCGCCCGGGTCTCGAGCTTCCGGGTCCTTGCCGACCTGCGCCGCGACCTCGACGAGCGCGGCCCGTACGCCGCGCCGGCCCTCTCCTCGACCTCGGTGCCCTCGACGGCCCCGGCGGCCCGCCCCAGCACGGTCGACGTCCTCTTCCAGGCCGTCACCTGCAGCGACGGCCGCAACCCGCAGTCGCCCGGCGCCTGGGAGCGCTCCGCGAAGCTCGCCGACCGGGTGCAGCCGTGGTTCGGCCGCTCCTGGACCTGGGCCTCGTCGCTGTGCGCGAAGGGGGGCGTCGGTGACGGCTCCGACTCGTTCCGCGGCCCCTGGAGGACCTCGACGTCGTACCCGCTGCTCGTCGTCGGCAACAGCCACGACCCGGCCACGCCGGTGCGCGGCGCCCGGAAGGTGAACTCGCTGTTCCGTGACTCGGTGTTCACCCAGTACGACGCCTGGGGCCACGGCGCCCTCGGCGGCGGTGCCTGCATCAGCCGGACGATGGCCGACTACCTGGTGCACCGCACGCTCCCGCCGGACGGCCGGGTCTGCCCGCCGGCGCGCCCGCTCTACCGGCGCTGA
- the fbaA gene encoding class II fructose-bisphosphate aldolase, with protein sequence MPIATPEKYAEMLDTAKAGAYAFPAINVSSSQTLNAALAGFAEAGSDGIIQVSTGGADYLSGPTVKNMVSGSLAFAAYAAEVAKSYPVNIALHTDHCPKDKLDGFVRPLLDLSVERVKAGQAPLFQSHMWDGSAVPLDENLSIAAELLEKCIAAKIILEIEVGVVGGEEDGVEAEINDKLYSTPEDAIATARALGHGDQGYYMTALTFGNVHGVYKPGNVKLRPSVLRDAQAAVVQEFGLEEGAKPFHLVFHGGSGSTAEEIAEALDYGVVKMNVDTDTQYAFTRPVAGHMFAHYDGVLKIDGEVGNKKTYDPRAWGKAGEAGMAARVVEACENLRSAGRTI encoded by the coding sequence ATGCCCATCGCCACCCCCGAGAAGTACGCCGAGATGCTGGACACCGCGAAGGCCGGTGCCTACGCCTTCCCGGCGATCAACGTGTCGTCGTCCCAGACGCTCAACGCCGCCCTGGCCGGCTTCGCCGAGGCCGGCAGCGACGGGATCATCCAGGTCTCGACCGGTGGCGCCGACTACCTCTCCGGGCCGACGGTCAAGAACATGGTGTCGGGCTCGCTGGCCTTCGCCGCCTACGCCGCCGAGGTCGCCAAGAGCTACCCCGTCAACATCGCGCTGCACACCGACCACTGCCCGAAGGACAAGCTCGACGGCTTCGTCCGCCCGCTGCTCGACCTCTCGGTCGAGCGGGTCAAGGCCGGCCAGGCGCCGCTGTTCCAGTCGCACATGTGGGACGGCTCGGCCGTGCCGCTCGACGAGAACCTCTCGATCGCCGCCGAGCTGCTCGAGAAGTGCATCGCCGCCAAGATCATCCTCGAGATCGAGGTCGGGGTCGTCGGTGGCGAGGAGGACGGCGTCGAGGCCGAGATCAACGACAAGCTCTACTCGACCCCCGAGGACGCCATCGCGACCGCCCGGGCGCTCGGCCACGGCGACCAGGGCTACTACATGACGGCCCTGACCTTCGGCAACGTGCACGGCGTCTACAAGCCCGGCAACGTGAAGCTGCGCCCGTCGGTGCTGCGCGACGCCCAGGCCGCGGTCGTGCAGGAGTTCGGCCTCGAGGAGGGCGCCAAGCCCTTCCACCTCGTCTTCCACGGCGGCTCGGGCTCCACGGCCGAGGAGATCGCCGAGGCCCTCGACTACGGCGTGGTGAAGATGAACGTCGACACCGACACCCAGTACGCCTTCACCCGCCCGGTCGCCGGTCACATGTTCGCCCACTACGACGGGGTCCTGAAGATCGACGGCGAGGTCGGCAACAAGAAGACCTACGACCCGCGGGCGTGGGGCAAGGCCGGCGAGGCCGGCATGGCCGCCCGGGTCGTCGAGGCGTGCGAGAACCTGCGCTCGGCCGGCCGCACGATCTGA
- a CDS encoding type IV toxin-antitoxin system AbiEi family antitoxin domain-containing protein, with amino-acid sequence MDPRVVARLATQGGLIRRVDALDLGVSPTTIAGYLKRRDWVVAHRGVYGDAELWDSLDPYRGQPLMRAKAAVMAMRRGWVLSHDSAAHALGLEMLNPERPYAHITRPGFTNAWTKGHVKHHLARYRQDQVVDVDGHPTLERARTVCDVVREHGLRAGLVTADSAMRAGVARGALWEAVDVMRHWPYVTTVRQVIGLADPRAESAAESLGRDLVLGLGIGDVDLQFPVALSTGSVAWCDLRVGNHVFEVHGRIKVLTPEQGGVADREARDVVFDERKRERLVTAEGLGATNLYWEDFFGAGRARAVKRARADWEESVRRFGAVLHPRLEQNARMLRERYGRRDAG; translated from the coding sequence ATGGACCCCAGAGTCGTCGCCCGCCTGGCCACCCAGGGTGGTCTCATCCGCCGGGTGGACGCGCTCGACCTCGGGGTCAGCCCCACCACCATCGCCGGCTACCTGAAGCGTCGCGACTGGGTGGTCGCGCACCGCGGTGTCTACGGCGACGCCGAGCTGTGGGACTCCCTCGACCCGTACCGCGGCCAGCCCCTGATGAGGGCCAAGGCGGCCGTGATGGCGATGAGGCGGGGGTGGGTGCTCAGCCACGACTCGGCCGCGCACGCCCTCGGCCTGGAGATGCTGAATCCCGAACGGCCCTACGCGCACATCACCCGCCCCGGCTTCACCAACGCCTGGACGAAGGGGCACGTCAAGCACCACCTCGCCCGCTACCGCCAGGACCAGGTCGTCGACGTCGACGGGCACCCCACGCTCGAGCGGGCACGCACCGTCTGCGACGTCGTGCGGGAGCACGGCCTGCGGGCCGGGCTGGTGACCGCCGACTCCGCGATGCGGGCCGGTGTCGCCCGCGGAGCCCTGTGGGAGGCCGTCGACGTGATGCGGCACTGGCCCTACGTCACCACCGTGCGGCAGGTGATCGGCCTCGCCGACCCGCGTGCGGAGTCCGCCGCGGAGTCGCTCGGCCGAGACCTCGTCCTCGGCCTGGGGATCGGTGACGTCGACCTCCAGTTCCCGGTGGCGCTCTCGACCGGGTCGGTCGCCTGGTGCGACCTGCGGGTGGGCAACCACGTGTTCGAGGTGCACGGCCGCATCAAGGTGTTGACGCCGGAGCAGGGCGGGGTCGCCGACCGCGAGGCCCGCGACGTCGTCTTCGACGAGCGCAAGCGCGAGCGGCTCGTCACCGCCGAGGGCCTCGGCGCGACCAACCTCTACTGGGAGGACTTCTTCGGAGCCGGCCGGGCGCGGGCCGTGAAGCGGGCCCGCGCCGACTGGGAGGAGTCGGTCCGGCGCTTCGGTGCGGTGCTGCACCCGCG
- a CDS encoding DUF2867 domain-containing protein — protein sequence MRRARTLHTSRRDATVRLSPEDTWSVVASGRAGRQWYVDAAPLVFRRAIDRLVLGPGLRRPPPGRPLLATGDRVGFWRVTDADHRARRLALEADVRAPGTVRLEAVVRADEEVEGASTVSVTIGFAPRGVLGHAYLLADLPAREAVTELVVLDVLTILRRHDNPDGSASVDQA from the coding sequence ATGCGACGCGCGCGGACACTGCACACGAGCCGCCGGGACGCCACCGTCCGGCTCTCCCCCGAGGACACCTGGTCGGTCGTCGCGTCCGGTCGCGCCGGTCGGCAGTGGTACGTCGACGCGGCGCCGCTGGTCTTCCGCCGTGCGATCGACCGGCTCGTGCTCGGCCCCGGCCTGCGGCGCCCGCCGCCCGGCCGCCCGCTGCTCGCCACCGGCGACCGGGTCGGGTTCTGGCGGGTCACCGACGCCGACCACCGGGCCCGCCGGCTCGCGCTCGAGGCCGACGTCCGCGCCCCCGGCACGGTGAGGCTCGAGGCCGTCGTCCGCGCCGACGAGGAGGTCGAGGGCGCCAGCACCGTCTCGGTCACCATCGGCTTCGCCCCGCGCGGCGTCCTCGGCCACGCCTACCTGCTCGCCGACCTGCCCGCCCGCGAGGCCGTCACCGAGCTGGTGGTGCTCGACGTCCTGACGATTCTCCGGCGCCACGACAACCCCGACGGGTCGGCCTCCGTAGACCAGGCATGA
- a CDS encoding DUF3151 domain-containing protein: MSSFGDLMAGPPPTHLPPDPAADVLGSGTSPIDAVRAYPASPVAWAALASEAVSQEVDAVTVYAYARVGYHRSLDMLRRNGWKGHGPVPWEHEPNRGFLVCLSLLAKAARAIGEDDEWTRCSEFLRDSSPTAYAELLA, translated from the coding sequence ATGAGCTCCTTCGGTGACCTGATGGCCGGCCCCCCGCCCACCCACCTCCCGCCCGACCCGGCGGCCGACGTCCTGGGCTCTGGGACCAGCCCCATCGACGCGGTGCGCGCCTACCCCGCCTCGCCCGTGGCCTGGGCGGCCCTGGCCTCCGAGGCGGTCTCCCAGGAGGTCGACGCGGTGACCGTCTACGCCTACGCCCGCGTGGGCTACCACCGCTCGCTCGACATGCTGCGCCGCAACGGCTGGAAGGGACACGGCCCGGTCCCGTGGGAGCACGAGCCCAACCGCGGCTTCCTGGTCTGCCTCTCCCTGCTCGCCAAGGCCGCCCGGGCGATCGGCGAGGACGACGAGTGGACCCGCTGCTCGGAGTTCCTGCGCGACTCGAGCCCGACGGCCTACGCCGAGCTCCTGGCCTGA